One Chryseobacterium indoltheticum DNA segment encodes these proteins:
- a CDS encoding thioredoxin family protein — protein MKKTAILSFLFFAALALAQGIKFEEGSNFKTILAKAKKENKLVFIDAYAVWCGPCKLMVKNIFPLKPVGDYYNANFVNAKIDMEKGEGIDLAKKYNVKVFPTYLFINGDGEEVHRTIGYVEEKDFIQFAMDAGDPNKRLTALKQKFEKGEKDSEFLLNLAGLTVYNDTEFSNKVLERYFAAKPAITQDNLQLLLQAMKSTDGAPYKIFTERKADILKIIPEKNVESIDKNVKVNTVMSKAYNTTTKKLDEAYFLAETQKFMTKDEAENLLKRVKASRALKDKDFATYEKITIELNKDTSALSADQLNSLAWNFFENVTTKSSLETAVKWAQESVNKNENYANTDTLANLYNKIGDKKNAKIWAQKSVDLGKAAGEDTADTEKLLKSL, from the coding sequence ATGAAAAAAACAGCAATATTATCATTCCTTTTCTTTGCAGCACTTGCACTTGCACAAGGAATTAAATTTGAAGAAGGCAGTAACTTCAAAACCATTTTAGCGAAAGCAAAAAAAGAAAACAAACTTGTTTTTATTGATGCTTATGCAGTTTGGTGTGGCCCTTGTAAATTGATGGTGAAAAATATTTTCCCGTTAAAACCAGTTGGTGATTATTACAACGCCAACTTTGTCAATGCAAAAATTGACATGGAGAAAGGTGAAGGTATTGATCTGGCAAAAAAATACAATGTGAAAGTATTCCCAACCTATCTTTTCATCAATGGTGATGGTGAAGAAGTTCACAGAACCATAGGATATGTTGAAGAAAAAGATTTCATCCAGTTTGCAATGGATGCAGGAGATCCAAATAAAAGACTAACAGCTTTAAAGCAAAAATTTGAAAAAGGAGAAAAAGATTCTGAGTTCCTTTTAAATCTTGCCGGATTAACGGTTTATAATGATACAGAATTTTCTAACAAAGTTTTGGAACGTTATTTTGCTGCAAAACCTGCAATCACTCAGGATAATCTACAGCTGCTTTTACAGGCTATGAAAAGTACAGACGGTGCACCTTACAAGATTTTTACAGAAAGAAAGGCTGATATCCTGAAAATAATTCCTGAGAAAAACGTTGAAAGCATTGATAAAAACGTGAAGGTAAATACGGTAATGAGCAAAGCTTACAACACAACAACAAAAAAGTTGGATGAAGCTTATTTCCTTGCAGAAACTCAAAAGTTCATGACTAAAGATGAAGCAGAGAACCTTTTGAAAAGAGTAAAAGCAAGCAGAGCTTTGAAAGATAAAGATTTTGCAACCTATGAAAAAATCACTATTGAACTGAATAAAGATACTTCGGCTTTAAGCGCAGACCAACTTAATTCTTTAGCTTGGAATTTCTTTGAAAATGTTACCACTAAATCTTCTCTTGAAACTGCTGTAAAATGGGCACAGGAATCTGTAAATAAGAATGAAAATTATGCAAATACAGATACTTTGGCAAACCTTTACAACAAAATTGGAGACAAGAAAAATGCTAAAATCTGGGCACAGAAATCAGTAGATCTTGGAAAAGCAGCGGGTGAAGATACTGCAGACACAGAAAAATTATTGAAGAGCCTTTAA
- a CDS encoding WD40/YVTN/BNR-like repeat-containing protein, whose amino-acid sequence MDWKIIDFNKIQGEKPFNTYFDALSRYNFNQILNHNKDVFFLLGDDSEENHDNYNAIVYSTKNFGNSWKKNAFGKGTVKEGFSLDNEVFIIVDTNRFPTSSERSSILYKSNDFGDSWTEIFKEDEGNISNINFYSQKAGIAVFSVKKGNDFVYEYRYTNDGGENWIYFDLNPDFNAVMTSDETVLFIENNINVYELNLKDGKKTLLENLAVPQNMELAYIRKDEKNSKLIAYYFGSEQNSTKSGICYLDKGQYISLPDEYYINTYDDFFYTLIDDKPYSSYAWSDDRGKTWKTKKIEEFFIVPTPTGYADKGYVYKLAALFKGSQEEKGARLVIGHPVIK is encoded by the coding sequence ATGGATTGGAAAATAATAGATTTTAATAAAATACAAGGCGAAAAGCCATTTAATACTTATTTTGATGCATTAAGTAGATATAATTTTAATCAAATACTTAATCATAATAAGGATGTATTTTTTTTACTAGGAGATGATAGCGAAGAAAATCATGATAATTATAATGCAATTGTTTATAGCACAAAAAATTTTGGAAATTCTTGGAAAAAAAATGCTTTCGGAAAAGGTACTGTTAAAGAAGGTTTTTCTTTAGATAATGAGGTATTTATTATAGTAGATACTAATAGATTTCCTACTTCAAGCGAACGATCAAGTATATTGTATAAGTCAAATGATTTCGGAGATTCATGGACTGAGATTTTTAAAGAAGATGAAGGAAATATATCAAATATAAACTTTTACTCACAAAAAGCGGGTATTGCTGTGTTTTCAGTCAAGAAAGGCAATGATTTTGTTTATGAATATAGATATACAAATGATGGTGGTGAAAATTGGATATATTTTGATCTAAATCCTGATTTCAATGCTGTGATGACTTCTGATGAAACGGTATTATTTATTGAAAATAATATTAATGTCTATGAATTGAACTTAAAAGATGGAAAAAAAACATTACTTGAAAATTTAGCTGTACCACAAAATATGGAATTGGCTTATATTCGAAAAGATGAAAAAAATAGCAAACTCATTGCTTATTATTTCGGATCAGAGCAGAATAGTACGAAAAGTGGTATTTGTTATTTAGATAAAGGGCAGTATATTTCCTTACCAGATGAATATTATATAAACACATATGATGATTTTTTTTATACTTTGATAGATGATAAACCATATTCTAGTTATGCCTGGAGTGACGACAGGGGTAAAACCTGGAAGACCAAAAAAATTGAAGAATTTTTTATCGTACCAACACCTACGGGATATGCTGATAAAGGGTATGTTTACAAACTAGCGGCGTTATTTAAAGGAAGCCAAGAGGAAAAAGGTGCTAGATTGGTTATTGGGCATCCTGTAATTAAATAA
- a CDS encoding LysM peptidoglycan-binding domain-containing protein, translated as MELLEYQIQEGDTLELIAEKFKISINELINYHNSNSSLTKLISGDYLPIHLSTIIINPEVNNKREIDYLFINDYKIIAESEYYTFKKLIYTSKTESIVEIKSIVSNTYEINQKSKVITCSSPHYDSYLILLSLLDKPFENLIVSTDHSGKIVKIVNQTEIEEKWEIVKIELNEMTDDKEMLKQIIETSKSIYSDSLKHIVANIQYNQIFPQLFENKLNTNSIKNSHSLELYSSLFSGNKIWLKINTKKIDNGEDYFEIKNKSFLENKNKDILKDLYDKTYRELLGNNFEYDFSLRSKYKLDKTGHIEKCLSEFTENINDTIVSKCNYEITKI; from the coding sequence ATGGAATTGTTGGAATACCAAATTCAGGAGGGTGATACATTAGAACTAATTGCTGAAAAATTTAAAATATCAATAAATGAACTTATTAATTATCATAACAGTAACTCTTCTTTAACAAAACTAATTTCAGGAGACTATCTTCCTATACATTTATCTACCATAATAATAAACCCCGAAGTAAATAACAAACGGGAGATTGATTATTTATTTATTAATGATTATAAAATTATTGCAGAAAGTGAATATTATACTTTTAAAAAACTAATCTATACTTCAAAAACGGAAAGTATTGTAGAGATTAAAAGTATTGTGAGTAATACCTATGAAATAAATCAAAAATCAAAAGTAATTACATGTAGCTCTCCTCATTATGATAGCTATTTAATCCTGTTATCATTATTGGATAAGCCTTTTGAAAATTTAATTGTTTCTACCGACCATAGTGGGAAAATAGTTAAAATAGTTAATCAAACTGAGATAGAGGAAAAATGGGAAATCGTAAAAATAGAATTAAATGAAATGACAGATGATAAGGAAATGTTGAAACAAATAATAGAAACAAGTAAAAGCATATATTCTGATTCGTTAAAACATATAGTAGCAAACATACAATATAATCAAATATTTCCTCAACTTTTTGAAAATAAATTAAACACAAATAGTATAAAGAACAGCCATTCATTAGAACTTTACTCTTCCTTATTTTCTGGCAATAAAATTTGGTTGAAGATAAATACAAAAAAAATTGATAACGGAGAAGATTACTTTGAAATAAAAAATAAGAGCTTTTTAGAAAATAAAAATAAAGATATTCTTAAAGATTTGTATGATAAAACCTACAGAGAATTATTAGGGAATAATTTTGAATATGATTTTAGTTTAAGATCTAAATATAAGCTTGACAAGACAGGACATATAGAAAAGTGTTTATCAGAATTTACCGAAAATATTAATGACACAATTGTGTCTAAATGCAATTACGAAATTACCAAAATATAA
- a CDS encoding ankyrin repeat domain-containing protein, which produces MKKIIFLIFFTMTLFSCQDTRSRKTQNKEQYPPQKLFEGKQLEAAQKIFDEDNSGLESVLKDDPQIINQLSDNKGYTLLMYASVVENLPAMEILLKNGADPNIVVPNEGLGLPLSHAVALNNYKMAKLLFKYKANPNPELGNSPLCNAMSLGNEQIEKKMIDFLLDNGADINHISYLGHNIMEEAARNLSQFRIALYLLEKGGNPKIKGTELSPMAKYIEYEKKKTSENKNPKAVDYYENLLKVSTILQEKYHITFPVKDDPKAEAKLRIELYEKLSEKDKKSVNFNKNYGENRYKEDQKLLLQ; this is translated from the coding sequence ATGAAAAAAATAATTTTTTTAATCTTTTTTACCATGACGTTATTTTCCTGTCAGGATACAAGATCCCGAAAAACTCAAAACAAAGAGCAATACCCTCCTCAAAAACTTTTTGAAGGAAAACAGTTAGAGGCTGCACAGAAAATTTTTGATGAAGATAATTCAGGGTTAGAAAGTGTTTTAAAAGATGATCCGCAAATCATCAACCAGCTGAGTGATAATAAAGGATATACGTTACTCATGTATGCTTCCGTTGTAGAAAATCTTCCTGCAATGGAAATTCTCCTTAAAAACGGAGCAGATCCCAACATTGTGGTTCCTAATGAAGGATTAGGCTTACCCCTTTCTCACGCAGTTGCCTTAAATAATTACAAAATGGCAAAGCTTTTATTCAAATATAAAGCTAATCCAAATCCTGAATTAGGGAATAGTCCGCTTTGCAATGCAATGTCTTTGGGAAATGAACAAATCGAGAAAAAAATGATCGATTTTTTGTTGGATAATGGTGCAGATATTAATCATATATCTTATTTGGGGCACAATATTATGGAAGAAGCAGCACGTAATTTGTCTCAATTCCGTATCGCATTATATCTCTTAGAAAAGGGAGGAAATCCCAAAATAAAAGGAACTGAGCTTTCTCCAATGGCAAAATATATTGAGTACGAAAAAAAGAAAACATCGGAAAATAAAAATCCTAAAGCTGTTGATTATTATGAAAACCTATTGAAAGTCTCAACTATACTTCAAGAGAAATATCACATTACATTTCCTGTAAAAGACGATCCGAAAGCAGAAGCAAAACTGCGAATAGAATTGTATGAGAAACTGAGCGAAAAAGATAAAAAATCTGTGAACTTTAATAAAAATTACGGCGAAAACAGATATAAAGAAGATCAAAAATTGTTGTTACAATAA
- a CDS encoding type VI secretion system Vgr family protein, with product MNTLEKNGGSAFRPSQNAAGISENHHTGINRLVKLSLVIEGKVIKYYKHFKLTQSSQKHHEFTLTLAHDTLGDRQTHTLEEANKFLGKRLTAVISYKDIENSPERTFVGVITGVGFSQEKMSLGNIILSGYSPTILLDGAPHIQSFGGNQAVNMGIIAEEVIRQGLDKSRFDIRIDTNDYSQIIYSSQYDETHYNYLARMAEAYGEQFYYDGEVLHFGKLPPQNQPIKLTYGSSANDIKVELKAVHTKPQFYGYNSNKNEKLTSGSTPIQHVGDLAKTAYQHNDAIFKTPSLRVAPIKATTHLDVEYSQKSTSGSEGVNVFSVSGSTTVPFLHPGCSVDIEMRKPDTNETSYFTKIMVTETTHEIDTIGHYTGSFQGIASDTGFLPKPEFAIPIAQPQIATVISNTDPEGQGRVQVRFDWQTNDTTHFIRMMSPDAGGTDQITQNRGYVAIPEVGDQVMVNFVHNHPDRPFVMGGMFHGGTALGGFADNRVKSIMTRSGHKVVFTEDESIIITDKSGNEIHLDTTGSNINITAPETMTLNCKNMFINVSENMTTSVGMDQSDTIGMNRTQSIGLNATQSVGAMKMTSVIGDTSMFITGKLTEMIEGDVTSEVKQGKTVVNSDQGVETTSNGSISKHAQKEVQNNSGERSKNY from the coding sequence ATGAATACCTTAGAAAAAAACGGAGGTTCCGCTTTCCGCCCATCACAGAATGCGGCCGGGATCTCAGAGAATCACCATACCGGGATCAACCGCTTGGTAAAATTATCTTTGGTCATTGAAGGTAAGGTGATCAAATATTACAAGCATTTCAAGCTTACCCAAAGTTCTCAGAAACATCACGAATTTACGCTGACATTAGCTCACGATACTTTAGGCGACCGCCAAACCCATACTTTAGAAGAAGCGAATAAGTTTTTAGGCAAAAGATTAACGGCCGTTATTTCTTATAAAGACATTGAAAACAGTCCGGAACGTACTTTTGTCGGTGTCATCACCGGCGTAGGTTTCAGTCAGGAGAAAATGAGCTTGGGAAATATTATTTTATCGGGTTACAGCCCGACTATTTTATTGGATGGGGCACCGCATATTCAGAGCTTTGGTGGAAATCAGGCTGTCAATATGGGAATTATTGCTGAAGAAGTGATTAGGCAGGGTTTAGATAAAAGCCGTTTTGATATCAGAATCGATACAAATGATTATTCTCAAATCATTTACAGCAGTCAGTATGATGAAACCCATTATAACTATCTGGCGAGAATGGCAGAAGCGTATGGCGAGCAGTTTTATTACGACGGTGAAGTTCTTCATTTTGGAAAATTACCTCCACAAAATCAACCGATCAAATTAACCTACGGAAGTAGCGCGAATGACATAAAGGTCGAATTAAAAGCAGTTCATACGAAACCACAATTTTACGGTTACAACAGCAATAAAAATGAAAAACTGACATCGGGTTCTACTCCGATTCAACATGTTGGAGATTTGGCAAAAACAGCGTATCAGCACAATGATGCTATTTTTAAAACACCATCATTACGAGTTGCTCCGATAAAAGCAACCACCCATTTGGATGTTGAATACTCCCAAAAAAGCACATCAGGAAGTGAAGGCGTGAATGTCTTCAGTGTTTCAGGTTCTACAACAGTTCCTTTTTTACATCCGGGATGCAGTGTCGATATCGAAATGCGGAAACCGGATACGAATGAAACATCCTATTTCACAAAAATCATGGTTACAGAAACAACGCATGAGATTGATACCATCGGTCATTACACCGGAAGTTTTCAGGGAATTGCATCTGATACAGGATTTTTACCTAAGCCGGAATTCGCAATACCAATTGCTCAACCACAAATTGCCACTGTAATTTCAAATACCGATCCGGAAGGACAGGGAAGAGTTCAGGTAAGATTTGACTGGCAAACAAACGATACTACTCATTTTATAAGAATGATGAGTCCCGATGCAGGAGGAACCGACCAAATCACCCAAAACCGAGGTTATGTTGCCATACCGGAAGTTGGTGATCAGGTAATGGTGAATTTCGTACACAATCATCCTGATCGACCTTTCGTGATGGGAGGAATGTTTCATGGTGGAACGGCGCTGGGAGGATTTGCAGACAACCGAGTAAAATCTATCATGACAAGGAGCGGTCATAAGGTAGTTTTCACAGAGGATGAAAGTATTATTATCACAGATAAATCAGGCAACGAAATTCATCTGGATACTACGGGAAGTAATATCAATATCACCGCTCCAGAGACGATGACGCTGAATTGTAAGAATATGTTTATTAATGTATCTGAAAATATGACAACGAGTGTAGGAATGGATCAGTCTGATACTATTGGAATGAACAGAACCCAAAGTATAGGATTAAACGCTACCCAAAGTGTGGGAGCTATGAAAATGACTTCTGTAATTGGAGATACAAGCATGTTTATTACAGGAAAGTTGACGGAAATGATTGAAGGAGATGTTACAAGTGAAGTGAAGCAAGGCAAAACTGTGGTTAATTCTGATCAGGGAGTTGAAACCACTTCAAATGGTTCTATAAGTAAACATGCCCAAAAAGAAGTTCAGAATAACAGTGGTGAACGAAGTAAAAACTATTAA
- a CDS encoding type VI secretion system Vgr family protein encodes MFQDNTIKPQLSGEIKTGATQNLREEASKEIADKASENIKNINSKISEPINGVAQKSNMFMNQMAQTNNPAVIEEKVWANQPTSKIHNALAIATSQVLGINRVVKLDLIIEGKEIKHFKHFKLNQSAIKHHEFSITLAHDTLGSAENHNLEEAQNFLGKRLTVIFKYKDVIDGPERNFVGVITEVGFSQEKGSLGNIVLSGFSPTILLDAAPHIQSFGGAQPISLNSIAHHVIKEGLGGNKFDFRVDAQYGNVSYSSQYEETHYNYLARIAEAYGEQFFYDGEVLHFGKLPPAEQPVKLTYGSSVSDIKIKMKAQHVNPSFYGYNSSKNEKLTTGSSKITHASDIAKRAYEISEKTFTTPSLRVAPIKAASFMDIDASQKGTAGSNASQVFITSGETTVPFLYPGCTADVEMRKQDTNQTSYFTKLMMTEVTHEVDARGYYTGYFEAIAADSGYIPRPVFENPRAEAQFAKVIANADPLNQGRVQVQFDWQSGPDTSEFIRVMTPDAGSSDKVNKNRGFMAIPEVGDQVIVNFVHQHPDRPFVMGGMFHGGVGGGGGAGNNVKSLSSKSGNIICLNDGAGIEIKDRNGNHVTLSGTGDVTTLVSNDNNEDIGNNHTTNVKTKTTINVGKDQSVLTMDNAGNISLEGKTQIELKVGENKITIKKDSITISVGNGMLDMNSKDNALLVTQNNLSLHSKSNTSINATGNTVVTGKQVDIN; translated from the coding sequence ATGTTTCAGGATAATACAATAAAACCACAGCTTTCAGGCGAGATAAAGACTGGTGCGACACAAAACCTTCGGGAAGAAGCGTCAAAAGAAATTGCAGATAAAGCCAGCGAAAATATCAAAAACATAAACTCAAAGATTAGCGAACCCATTAATGGAGTAGCACAAAAATCTAATATGTTTATGAATCAGATGGCTCAGACAAACAATCCTGCAGTTATAGAAGAAAAAGTTTGGGCAAATCAACCAACTTCAAAAATTCACAATGCTTTGGCAATAGCCACAAGTCAGGTTTTAGGAATCAACAGAGTGGTAAAGCTCGATTTGATTATCGAAGGAAAAGAAATTAAACATTTTAAGCATTTCAAATTAAATCAAAGCGCTATAAAACATCATGAATTCAGCATTACTCTTGCTCATGATACGCTTGGTTCTGCAGAAAATCATAATCTTGAGGAAGCCCAGAATTTTTTAGGGAAAAGACTAACTGTAATTTTTAAATATAAAGACGTTATCGACGGTCCTGAAAGAAATTTTGTAGGAGTTATTACAGAAGTAGGTTTCAGCCAAGAAAAAGGCAGTTTAGGAAATATTGTTCTGAGTGGTTTCAGCCCGACCATATTATTAGATGCGGCTCCTCATATTCAAAGTTTTGGGGGTGCCCAACCGATTAGCCTAAACAGTATTGCCCATCACGTTATCAAAGAAGGACTTGGCGGAAATAAATTTGACTTTAGAGTAGATGCTCAATACGGAAACGTTTCTTACAGTTCTCAGTACGAAGAAACACATTACAACTATTTAGCTAGAATTGCAGAAGCTTACGGCGAGCAATTTTTTTACGACGGTGAAGTTCTGCATTTTGGAAAGCTTCCACCTGCCGAACAGCCTGTAAAGCTGACTTATGGAAGCAGTGTGAGCGATATTAAAATCAAAATGAAAGCTCAACATGTAAATCCTTCATTTTACGGGTACAACAGCAGTAAAAACGAAAAGCTGACGACGGGAAGTTCAAAAATCACCCACGCTTCAGATATTGCAAAGCGAGCGTACGAAATTTCAGAAAAAACATTTACAACGCCATCTTTAAGAGTTGCGCCGATAAAAGCAGCATCTTTTATGGATATTGATGCCTCACAAAAAGGTACGGCCGGAAGCAATGCTTCGCAGGTATTTATTACTTCAGGAGAAACAACGGTTCCATTTTTATATCCTGGGTGTACTGCAGATGTTGAAATGAGAAAACAAGATACCAATCAAACCTCTTATTTCACCAAATTAATGATGACTGAAGTAACGCACGAGGTTGACGCAAGAGGATATTACACCGGATATTTTGAGGCTATTGCTGCAGACAGCGGATATATTCCACGTCCGGTTTTTGAAAATCCAAGAGCTGAGGCTCAGTTTGCGAAAGTTATCGCAAATGCAGATCCTTTAAATCAGGGTAGAGTACAGGTTCAGTTCGATTGGCAGAGTGGGCCGGATACCTCAGAATTTATTCGAGTAATGACTCCGGATGCCGGAAGCAGTGATAAAGTAAATAAAAACCGTGGTTTTATGGCGATTCCTGAAGTTGGTGATCAGGTGATCGTAAATTTCGTTCATCAACATCCTGACCGACCGTTTGTAATGGGAGGAATGTTTCATGGTGGAGTTGGCGGCGGTGGCGGAGCCGGAAATAATGTTAAAAGTTTATCCAGTAAAAGCGGAAATATTATTTGTCTGAATGACGGAGCAGGAATTGAAATTAAAGACAGAAACGGTAATCATGTCACATTAAGCGGAACGGGTGATGTGACCACTCTTGTGAGTAATGATAATAATGAAGATATTGGTAATAATCATACCACCAATGTAAAAACCAAGACTACAATTAATGTCGGAAAAGATCAGAGTGTTTTAACAATGGATAATGCCGGAAATATTTCTTTGGAAGGAAAAACACAGATCGAACTTAAAGTCGGCGAAAATAAAATAACGATTAAAAAAGATTCAATTACTATTTCTGTAGGAAACGGAATGCTTGATATGAACTCAAAAGATAACGCATTACTTGTTACTCAAAATAATCTTAGTTTACATAGTAAATCAAATACATCAATTAATGCTACAGGTAATACTGTCGTGACAGGTAAACAAGTTGATATAAACTAA
- the tssD gene encoding type VI secretion system tube protein TssD: MADNSRGILKFNGSEGQKLLKLNYSVSRSTDVSGRVASDPSNAIIKLTIEATEKSEILESLLNGKYKPTTGEITFNKSHEEGTLITLNWENGYVIQHEVDFDAIDQNSMLISFVVSAEKINYGGAAYEGIWPGV, encoded by the coding sequence ATGGCAGACAATTCAAGAGGAATCTTAAAATTCAACGGAAGCGAAGGACAAAAATTACTAAAGCTTAATTACAGCGTATCTAGATCTACAGACGTTTCAGGGCGTGTAGCATCAGATCCTTCCAACGCTATCATCAAATTAACGATCGAAGCAACAGAGAAATCTGAAATTCTTGAAAGTTTGCTTAATGGTAAATATAAGCCAACAACTGGTGAAATTACTTTCAACAAATCTCACGAAGAAGGTACTTTGATTACTCTTAACTGGGAAAACGGATACGTTATTCAGCACGAAGTAGATTTTGATGCAATAGATCAAAACTCTATGTTAATCAGCTTTGTAGTAAGTGCAGAAAAAATCAACTATGGTGGAGCTGCATACGAAGGCATCTGGCCGGGAGTATAA
- a CDS encoding PAAR-like protein, protein MSQLYIAQETPLMCTSGRRLIGIGVSSQSSVYLKNGSKLMATEDDRFKDNFICPQMMVAGAIAGVGIAAAFGGGLFVLAAAAWAGSALIDDCLNICSFLTKGSDWTNTHQKVKVEGKKPLLQNSTLNCFLGGTVKFHLPTPAKITELSNAASMAQDSYNDNSDEAAQIGEYTRMNTDDQAVLDDMFGPGNFIPEDFNTNRDDGFYASLYKNNTTGEYFVAFRGSEPKGMQFYHDWFIEDGGQAFGAQTPQIEKTMRLADKMNQATNGNVSFTGHSLGGGNSAMASYYTGLPAYTFNTRGVHQNTLDFLDENNAVGSTSNITNYSTSNDILNALQNNREGLLSTLAISRIPGLNNLALFGGLTGAVPRALGEQNEIFGYIPDNEGMNLKTFGSGHSAYADAVEAMIATINTNVIATNP, encoded by the coding sequence ATGAGTCAACTGTATATCGCACAAGAAACTCCGCTCATGTGTACAAGCGGAAGACGGCTGATCGGGATAGGAGTCAGTTCTCAGTCGAGCGTTTATCTAAAAAATGGTTCCAAACTGATGGCGACAGAAGATGATCGTTTCAAAGACAATTTTATCTGTCCGCAGATGATGGTTGCCGGAGCTATTGCCGGAGTCGGAATCGCCGCTGCATTTGGTGGTGGATTGTTTGTTTTGGCTGCTGCAGCTTGGGCTGGAAGCGCACTTATTGATGATTGTCTTAATATTTGTTCATTTCTTACCAAAGGAAGTGACTGGACGAATACGCATCAAAAAGTAAAAGTTGAAGGTAAAAAACCTCTTCTTCAAAATTCTACGCTTAATTGTTTTTTGGGTGGAACGGTCAAGTTTCATCTTCCTACACCTGCTAAGATTACAGAGTTAAGTAACGCTGCATCGATGGCGCAGGATTCTTATAATGATAATTCTGATGAAGCAGCACAAATTGGTGAGTATACAAGAATGAATACTGATGACCAGGCAGTGCTAGACGACATGTTTGGTCCCGGAAATTTTATTCCTGAAGATTTTAATACGAATCGTGACGATGGATTTTACGCTTCTTTATACAAAAATAATACTACAGGAGAGTATTTTGTAGCTTTCAGAGGGTCAGAACCTAAAGGGATGCAGTTTTATCATGACTGGTTTATAGAAGATGGCGGGCAGGCTTTTGGTGCTCAGACCCCACAGATCGAAAAAACAATGCGTCTGGCAGATAAAATGAACCAAGCAACCAACGGAAATGTCTCTTTTACAGGACATTCTTTGGGTGGAGGAAATAGTGCAATGGCGTCTTATTACACAGGATTACCGGCTTATACTTTCAACACGCGAGGTGTGCACCAAAATACTTTAGATTTTTTAGATGAAAACAATGCGGTAGGATCTACTTCCAATATCACCAATTACAGTACCAGTAATGATATTCTTAATGCACTTCAGAATAACAGAGAAGGTCTTTTATCGACTCTTGCAATTTCAAGAATTCCCGGACTGAATAATCTGGCGCTTTTTGGCGGTCTTACAGGTGCCGTTCCACGAGCTTTAGGCGAACAAAACGAAATTTTCGGGTACATTCCGGATAATGAAGGAATGAATCTTAAAACATTCGGAAGCGGTCACAGCGCATATGCAGATGCTGTAGAAGCGATGATTGCAACCATTAATACCAATGTAATTGCAACAAACCCATAA
- the tssD gene encoding type VI secretion system tube protein TssD has translation MAANSRGILKFNGSEGQKLLKLNYSVSRSTDVSGRVASDPSNALIKLTIEATEKSDILESLLNGKYKPTTGEITFNKSHEEGTLITLNWENGYVIQHEVDFDAVDENSMLISFVVSAEKINYGNSAYEGVWPTV, from the coding sequence ATGGCAGCAAATTCAAGAGGAATCTTAAAATTCAACGGCAGCGAAGGTCAAAAATTATTAAAGCTGAACTACAGCGTTTCAAGATCAACAGACGTTTCAGGTAGAGTAGCATCAGACCCATCAAATGCGCTTATCAAACTAACGATCGAGGCAACAGAAAAATCTGACATCCTTGAGTCATTGTTAAACGGAAAGTACAAGCCAACAACTGGTGAAATTACATTCAACAAATCTCACGAAGAAGGAACTCTAATTACTTTAAACTGGGAAAACGGTTACGTAATTCAGCATGAGGTAGACTTCGACGCAGTAGACGAAAACTCAATGTTGATCAGCTTTGTTGTAAGTGCTGAGAAAATCAACTACGGAAACTCTGCTTACGAAGGAGTTTGGCCGACAGTATAA